In Harmonia axyridis chromosome 6, icHarAxyr1.1, whole genome shotgun sequence, a single window of DNA contains:
- the LOC123683036 gene encoding uncharacterized protein LOC123683036, translating into MSPPRSPMSPRTIGLLTPTSQKILNNLYSIGEESDGENFSVAELSLLSIEVNKLVDSFHDDSEIIEEANFLSQSISQIMTQKANRSKPNKTKLQFKYNHTDLGPFMVIIESKSTRNIGNIHPMNLAKKLNTLNYKGIKNISKRGKNRISLEFDFPDKANNFLKENPFVNDPDIDVFIPARMVSSKGVIKYVGSEITKEDIINHAESKVKILDARQLNRRITTEGVVSYVPSNTWILTFQGKNLPDRIVLWGCMRHVTLYVDPVVQCYNCLRYGHTKVNCSNPVDSKRCRNCASNHNEGECPDPNNPKCVFCSGKHASTDRNCPEFLRQKKINNLIAVENISYFEAVKLIPKTYNVNLSTQDNHSPSQQLRSQLFPQLPSRATNTIEDSTIVSVHNRRTLLNSRSTSAPSYSAVLGKKRRKNPQSPGYDHDLHDSQLLNISLPLSPIVGNKQSTQSAYHFLSDKTPLDSDPSISDNEILSLISKRLMDNKSSELLNNIVELLKNIIPQSPETNNIPSTPSTSQ; encoded by the coding sequence ATGTCCCCCCCGAGATCGCCTATGTCCCCTAGAACCATAGGTTTACTAACCCCAACctctcaaaaaatattgaataacttaTATTCAATTGGTGAAGAATCAGATGGTGAGAATTTCTCTGTTGCTGAATTGTCTCTCCTATCAATAGAGGTAAATAAGCTTGTAGACTCCTTCCACGATGATTCAGAAATCATTGAGGAAGCAAATTTCTTGTCGCAATCAATTTCTCAAATTATGACACAAAAAGCTAATCGCTCAAAACCAAATAAAACTAAGCTCCAATTCAAATATAACCACACAGATCTGGGCCCTTTTATGGTAATAATAGAATCGAAATCTACAAGAAATATTGGGAACATCCACCCCATGAACTTGGCTAAAAAGCTAAACACTTTGAACTACAAAGGAATCAAAAATATCTCTAAAAGAGGCAAAAATAGAATTTCATTAGAATTTGATTTTCCTGATAAAGCtaacaattttttaaaagaAAATCCATTTGTGAATGATCCCGATATTGATGTATTTATTCCAGCTAGAATGGTCTCAAGTAAAGGGGTCATAAAATATGTTGGGTCGGAAATAACAAAAGAGGATATAATCAACCATGCAGAAAGTAAAGTTAAAATATTAGATGCTCGACAACTGAATAGAAGAATAACTACAGAAGGTGTAGTTTCTTACGTCCCATCGAATACTTGGATACTAACATTTCAGGGAAAAAACCTCCCAGATAGAATTGTCTTGTGGGGCTGTATGAGACATGTGACCCTATATGTGGATCCTGTCGTACAGTGTTACAACTGCTTGAGGTATGGCCATACCAAGGTTAACTGCAGTAATCCTGTTGACTCCAAACGCTGTAGAAATTGTGCGAGTAATCACAATGAGGGTGAGTGCCCTGATCCTAACAACCCGAAATGTGTCTTCTGTTCTGGAAAACATGCATCAACGGATCGTAATTGTCCTGAGTTCCTACGTcagaagaaaatcaataatttaatAGCTGTAGAAAATATATCCTACTTCGAGGCTGTTAAACTCATCCCCAAAACTTATAATGTAAACCTGTCGACTCAGGACAATCATTCCCCTTCCCAACAACTACGCTCACAATTGTTTCCTCAGCTCCCCTCTAGGGCTACCAATACAATAGAGGATTCAACAATTGTCTCTGTGCACAATAGAAGAACTCTACTTAACTCTCGATCAACTTCAGCTCCTTCCTATTCAGCAGTCTTAGGTAAGAAAAGAAGGAAAAACCCACAGTCCCCAGGTTATGATCATGACCTCCATGATTCCCAACTTTTAAACATCTCCCTTCCTTTATCGCCCATCGTAGGCAACAAACAATCTACCCAATCTGCTTATCACTTTTTATCAGATAAAACCCCATTGGATTCAGATCCTTCTATCTCAGATAATGAGATCTTAAGTTTAATTTCAAAGCGTCTTATGGATAATAAAAGTTCAGAGTTATTGAAcaatattgttgaattattgaaaaacattaTACCCCAGTCCCCTGAAACTAATAACATCCCTTCCACTCCTTCAACTTCCCAGTGA